A genomic stretch from Deltaproteobacteria bacterium includes:
- the cdd gene encoding cytidine deaminase, giving the protein MDSVLLEAATNARSNAYAPYSNFKVGSAFRLKDGRVFAAANMENCVLPLTVCAERNALAAAISAGAIRGDVVEAMVVIDAAMEASPCGACRQVMAEFMSLEAPITVFNLRDQSHYTSNLSELLPKAFTPEALETSTQSA; this is encoded by the coding sequence ATTGATTCGGTATTACTTGAAGCCGCCACCAACGCGCGCTCCAATGCGTATGCCCCCTATTCAAATTTTAAAGTGGGCAGTGCTTTCCGGCTAAAAGACGGTCGGGTCTTTGCGGCTGCCAATATGGAAAATTGTGTGCTGCCGCTCACTGTCTGCGCTGAGCGAAATGCTCTGGCTGCGGCAATCAGTGCGGGTGCTATTCGCGGAGATGTCGTTGAGGCGATGGTTGTAATCGACGCGGCGATGGAAGCCAGCCCGTGTGGAGCATGCCGGCAGGTGATGGCCGAGTTTATGAGCCTTGAGGCTCCGATCACTGTCTTCAACTTACGGGACCAAAGCCATTACACTTCAAATCTAAGTGAACTACTTCCCAAAGCATTCACACCAGAGGCCTTAGAGACATCCACCCAATCGGCATAA